A DNA window from Purpureocillium takamizusanense chromosome 9, complete sequence contains the following coding sequences:
- a CDS encoding uncharacterized protein (EggNog:ENOG503Q3I6~COG:S), with protein MANQQEEPRPPLPPFTLETARQKVRAAEDAWNTRDPSRVKMAYTPDSIWRNRSTFLQGRDAIEAFLTDKWSREKGYRLRKELFAFEGDRIAVQFWYEWHDAEAGQWWRTYGLEDWTFAPDGLMRKRQMSGNDVAIAEEERWFKDGVDVHDVDISEKHW; from the exons ATGGCCAACCAACAAGAAGAGCCCAGGCCACCGCTGCCCCCGTTCACGCTCGAGACGGCGCGCCAGAAGGTCCGAGCCGCCGAAGACGCATGGAACACACG GGACCCGTCGCGCGTCAAGATGGCCTACACGCCCGACTCCATCTGGCGCAACCGCTCCACCTTCCTGCAGgggcgcgacgccatcgaggccTTCCTCACGGACAAGTGGTCCCGCGAGAAGGGCTACCGGCTGCGCAAGGAGCTCTTCGCCTTTGAGGGGGACCGCATCGCGGTGCAGTTCTGGTACGAGTggcacgacgccgaggcggggcAGTGGTGGCGCACGTACGGGCTCGAGGACTGGACGTTTGCGCCCGACGGGCTGATGCGCAAGAGGCAGATGAGCGGCAATGACGTCGCGattgccgaggaggagaggtggttcaaggacggcgtcgatgtccACGACGTGGACATTTCGGAGAAGCATTGGTAG